The following proteins come from a genomic window of Paenibacillus swuensis:
- a CDS encoding YtrH family sporulation protein encodes MNFITKVFFDFFVAFGVVLGGSLLGGICAVITLQPPASMMFTIADKIKIWAIVAAVGGTIDPLKVIETNFVEGHLSPAIKQILFIVSAFAGAQMGTDLIHWICRGGMKS; translated from the coding sequence ATGAACTTTATAACCAAGGTGTTCTTTGATTTCTTTGTCGCGTTCGGCGTGGTGCTGGGCGGTTCTTTACTCGGCGGCATCTGCGCGGTCATCACGCTTCAACCGCCCGCTTCCATGATGTTCACCATCGCGGACAAAATCAAAATATGGGCTATTGTCGCCGCCGTGGGCGGCACCATTGATCCGCTTAAGGTCATTGAGACCAATTTCGTGGAAGGTCACCTCTCCCCCGCCATCAAGCAGATTCTGTTTATTGTGAGCGCGTTTGCCGGCGCTCAAATGGGTACGGATCTCATCCACTGGATCTGCCGCGGCGGAATGAAATCATGA
- a CDS encoding DNA polymerase III subunit alpha, with translation MNEFVHLHVHSEYSLLDGAARIEDLAETAARNGMKALALTDHGVMYGAIPFYKACVKRGIKPIIGCEVYLTTGPLKEKGARKDNPIYHLILLAKNEQGYRNLMKICSVAQLEGFHYKPRIDLEHLAAYAEGIVCLSACLGGEISRHLQHDRQEEALKAALRYRDMFGEDFYLELQDHGLIEQKKVNAAMIELSRETGIPMAVTNDIHYITEPDHKVQDVLLCIGTGKTVDDQERFKFSTDQLYFKNSEEMSKLFRHVPEAVVNTSRIADKCNLELTFGTSILPAFEPIPDGFDSESYLKTLCESGLEARFGKQQSWKDAEFRESVTGRLSYELNVIQTMGFSDYFLIVWDFIRYAHDNGIATGPGRGSSAGSLVAYVLRITDVDPIRYKLLFERFLNPERISMPDIDIDFSDERRDEVIDYVARKYGSDRVAQIITFGTMAAKAAVRDVGRVLNLPYHEVDRAAKMIPNMLGITIEKALELNPELKKLTETQPKTAELIQMARKVEGMPRHASTHAAGVIISRDPLTHYVPLQAGTEHSALTQYSMEHLESIGLLKMDFLGLRTLSIIERTLHWVKVQFGKDIDFHAIPDDDPRTYEMLSRGDTTGIFQLESAGMRRVLKDLKPSTFEDIVSVLALYRPGPMEFIPKYISGKHGQIQVEYPHPSLEPILSDTYGIIVYQEQIMQIASAMAGFSLGEADLLRRAVSKKKREVLDEQRAHFVQGSLKEGYPEDDANKVYDMIVRFADYGFPRAHAAAYGVLAFQTAYLKAHYPVQFMASMLTAVMGNHRKVAEYIDDCRRMGIDILPPDVNSSEVLFTPQARGTDRNAIGNAVERAAPTEPAVKEPLAEEVLIETVSPLGGIRFGLAAIKNVGTQAIETIIKERKESVYADLLDFCRKVDLRVCNKRVIESLIQGGAFDSMQGHRAQLIAMLDETLDAAVKWKKERDDLQLQLFGFVEAVNWTIEYPEIKPYSHLQQLELERELLGLFISGHPLDSYEDLLRKAETDRILELPELPDGREVWVAGMIVSQRNIVTKKGQSMAFLELEDRVDKLEAVLFPETWKRYGSLVHKGALVLVRAKLQHQDEDIKLLADELIPLDSPELPARLRAMKRPGASSPRAGAGARPAGQAAARAPGPAAPAAPPAEREQPTAPPAQSAPAAKRQSQKVFVRIAEDRETPAVLSRLKALLQRHAGPLQTVLFYEREGKLLALNEQHNVKPSPELFGGIAEILGPDAVRVK, from the coding sequence ATGAACGAGTTTGTACATTTGCACGTTCACAGTGAATATAGTTTGCTGGACGGCGCGGCCAGAATTGAAGATTTAGCGGAAACGGCAGCCAGAAACGGGATGAAAGCCCTGGCATTGACCGACCACGGCGTCATGTACGGAGCGATTCCATTCTATAAAGCTTGTGTTAAACGGGGAATTAAACCGATTATCGGCTGTGAAGTGTATTTAACAACGGGGCCGCTGAAAGAGAAAGGCGCGCGCAAGGACAATCCGATCTATCATTTAATTCTGCTGGCCAAGAATGAACAGGGCTATCGAAATCTGATGAAAATCTGTTCCGTTGCACAACTTGAAGGCTTTCATTACAAACCGCGCATTGATTTGGAGCACCTGGCTGCATATGCGGAAGGTATCGTATGTCTTAGCGCATGTCTGGGAGGAGAAATATCCCGGCACTTGCAGCACGACCGCCAAGAAGAAGCCCTGAAAGCCGCCCTCCGCTACAGAGACATGTTCGGTGAAGACTTCTACCTGGAGCTGCAGGACCACGGTTTAATCGAACAGAAGAAGGTTAACGCCGCCATGATCGAGCTCAGCCGGGAAACGGGTATTCCCATGGCGGTGACGAATGATATTCATTACATTACGGAGCCGGACCATAAGGTGCAAGACGTGTTGCTGTGTATCGGGACAGGCAAAACCGTTGATGATCAAGAGCGCTTTAAGTTCTCGACGGACCAGTTGTATTTCAAAAATAGTGAAGAAATGTCCAAACTTTTTCGGCACGTGCCAGAAGCTGTGGTCAATACGTCACGGATTGCCGATAAGTGTAATCTGGAGCTTACGTTCGGAACATCGATTCTCCCCGCCTTTGAACCCATTCCCGATGGATTCGACAGCGAAAGTTATTTAAAGACATTGTGCGAATCGGGGCTGGAGGCGCGTTTCGGCAAACAGCAAAGCTGGAAAGATGCGGAATTTCGCGAATCCGTGACGGGCAGACTGAGCTATGAATTAAATGTGATTCAAACGATGGGATTCTCCGATTATTTCCTGATCGTTTGGGATTTCATCCGCTACGCTCATGATAACGGCATTGCCACCGGACCGGGAAGGGGCTCGTCAGCCGGCAGTTTGGTAGCCTATGTGCTCCGGATTACCGATGTGGATCCGATCCGGTATAAGCTGTTGTTTGAGCGTTTCTTAAATCCCGAGCGGATTTCCATGCCGGATATCGATATTGACTTCAGTGATGAACGACGCGACGAGGTTATAGATTATGTGGCGCGTAAATATGGCTCCGACCGGGTTGCCCAGATTATTACCTTCGGAACGATGGCTGCTAAAGCCGCGGTTCGCGATGTCGGACGGGTGTTAAATCTGCCGTATCATGAAGTAGACCGCGCCGCGAAGATGATTCCGAACATGCTGGGGATCACGATCGAGAAAGCGCTGGAACTGAACCCGGAGCTGAAGAAGCTTACGGAAACCCAGCCGAAAACAGCGGAGCTCATCCAGATGGCGCGTAAAGTGGAAGGCATGCCCCGGCATGCTTCGACCCATGCGGCAGGCGTTATTATTTCCCGTGACCCGCTGACCCATTATGTTCCTCTGCAAGCGGGGACGGAGCATTCGGCGCTGACTCAATATTCCATGGAACACCTGGAATCGATCGGACTTCTGAAGATGGACTTTCTGGGGCTCCGGACGTTGTCCATTATTGAGAGAACGTTGCATTGGGTGAAGGTGCAATTCGGCAAGGACATCGATTTCCATGCGATTCCGGATGACGACCCGCGGACTTACGAAATGTTAAGCCGCGGTGACACAACGGGCATCTTTCAACTGGAATCCGCAGGGATGAGGCGCGTGCTCAAGGACCTCAAGCCCTCGACGTTCGAGGATATTGTGTCGGTGCTGGCCTTGTACCGTCCGGGTCCGATGGAATTTATTCCGAAATATATCAGCGGCAAGCATGGTCAGATCCAGGTTGAGTACCCGCATCCCTCTCTGGAGCCGATTCTGTCCGACACCTATGGCATCATTGTTTACCAGGAGCAGATCATGCAGATTGCCTCAGCCATGGCCGGATTCTCTCTCGGCGAAGCGGATTTGCTGCGGCGCGCCGTCTCGAAGAAGAAGCGGGAAGTGTTGGACGAGCAACGCGCGCATTTCGTCCAAGGGAGCTTGAAGGAAGGCTACCCGGAAGACGACGCGAATAAGGTCTATGACATGATTGTCCGCTTTGCGGATTACGGGTTTCCCCGGGCTCATGCCGCGGCATATGGTGTCCTCGCGTTCCAGACGGCTTATCTCAAAGCCCATTATCCGGTGCAATTTATGGCATCCATGCTCACGGCTGTCATGGGAAATCACCGCAAAGTGGCGGAATATATTGATGACTGCCGCCGCATGGGCATCGATATTCTTCCCCCGGATGTGAACAGCAGCGAAGTGCTGTTTACGCCGCAGGCGAGAGGGACGGACAGGAATGCGATCGGGAACGCGGTAGAGCGGGCTGCGCCAACAGAACCGGCAGTTAAGGAGCCCCTTGCAGAAGAAGTGCTTATAGAAACCGTTTCCCCACTGGGAGGCATTCGTTTCGGACTGGCCGCCATCAAGAATGTGGGTACGCAAGCCATAGAAACGATCATTAAAGAACGTAAGGAGTCGGTCTATGCCGACTTACTGGATTTCTGCCGCAAGGTGGACCTTCGCGTCTGTAACAAGCGGGTAATTGAATCCCTCATTCAGGGGGGCGCATTTGATTCCATGCAAGGGCATCGGGCGCAGTTAATCGCTATGCTGGACGAGACGCTGGATGCGGCCGTCAAGTGGAAGAAGGAGCGGGATGATCTTCAACTTCAGTTGTTTGGCTTCGTGGAGGCGGTAAACTGGACGATCGAATATCCGGAGATTAAGCCCTACTCCCATCTTCAACAGCTGGAACTAGAACGCGAGTTGCTCGGGTTGTTCATCTCCGGCCATCCGCTGGACAGCTATGAAGATCTGCTCCGCAAGGCTGAAACCGATCGCATTCTGGAGTTGCCGGAGCTTCCGGACGGACGGGAAGTGTGGGTCGCGGGGATGATCGTCTCCCAACGCAACATCGTTACGAAGAAAGGCCAGAGTATGGCCTTTCTGGAATTGGAGGACCGCGTCGACAAGCTGGAAGCGGTACTCTTTCCCGAGACGTGGAAGCGGTATGGTTCGCTGGTCCACAAAGGCGCTCTGGTCCTCGTCCGTGCGAAGCTGCAGCACCAGGACGAGGACATCAAGCTGCTCGCGGACGAGCTGATCCCGCTCGACAGCCCCGAGCTGCCCGCGCGTTTGCGGGCGATGAAGCGCCCCGGCGCCTCATCGCCCCGCGCGGGCGCTGGCGCGCGGCCGGCCGGCCAAGCTGCCGCCCGCGCACCCGGGCCGGCTGCGCCGGCCGCTCCGCCCGCGGAGCGCGAGCAGCCGACCGCGCCCCCGGCGCAGTCGGCTCCCGCCGCCAAGCGGCAGAGCCAGAAGGTCTTCGTGCGGATCGCCGAAGACCGGGAGACGCCGGCGGTGCTGAGCCGGCTGAAGGCGCTGCTGCAGCGGCATGCGGGGCCGCTGCAGACCGTGCTGTTCTACGAGCGCGAGGGGAAGCTTCTCGCGCTCAACGAACAGCACAACGTGAAGCCCTCACCCGAACTGTTCGGGGGCATTGCCGAGATTCTTGGACCCGACGCGGTCCGGGTCAAATAA
- a CDS encoding YtpI family protein, whose protein sequence is MIQSIYYVFILLILATSLFSVYNSFKSRRETDGARKGIYAARTNISMGAMLILIAVMQLFFFQGSSLRVIIGVLFLLIGVFNLFAGLRNHSYFGKISR, encoded by the coding sequence ATGATTCAATCCATTTATTACGTATTTATCCTGTTGATCCTGGCCACTTCACTCTTCTCCGTGTATAACAGCTTCAAATCCCGCCGCGAAACGGACGGAGCACGGAAGGGCATATATGCCGCAAGAACGAACATTTCGATGGGAGCGATGCTGATCCTGATCGCTGTCATGCAATTGTTCTTCTTCCAAGGAAGCTCGCTCCGGGTCATTATAGGCGTGCTGTTTCTGCTCATTGGCGTGTTTAATCTGTTTGCCGGACTTCGGAACCATAGTTATTTCGGCAAAATAAGTCGGTAA